TATTATAGCCGCGCTCAGAATAAGCATGGCGATGGCGGCGATGGTATACGTTTTTCTCATTCTTTGCTTTTTTAGGGCGCTTGCGAAGCGCCGTTACGTCTAGTTGAGGCGGATCGCATCCGACCTTAGAGTTTTTACGGTTGGGACGCTTGGCATCCACTTTCTTTCTTAAAGTTTGATCTTGATCTCTTTTTCCTTTGCTGTGTCCCAAGATAGATTTTTTATCGTAACTATAAATTTATCTTGATCATAAGACCAGTGGCTTCCCTTGATTCCTTTTATTTTCTTCGGTTGTTTATCAATACCGTGGATGATGAGATCCACGCTTTTCTCAGAGTTTTCAAAGTTGTCACCTATCTCAGCTTTGAAGTGTAGGTTGAGGGATCTCGCTTTCGCGAAAGCGAAATAATCCAACATCTCATACTCTTTTTTCTCATAAGCCTCCTGAGTCGTACCGTCGTCATTGTAAATTACTTGTCGGCTCACCTTCATCGATTTATGATGATAGTAATGCAGCTCAAAATCTGAATTGTCAAACTCCTTTGTGGACTGTAAATCCTTACTCATGGGAATAAAACTACCGGCACGGACAAAGGTGGGGATGTGGTTTTCGCTCAAGGCGAAATCGGAAAGTTTCTGAGTATCGTAAATCTTTTCAGTATAAAAATCAAACCATTTAGAATCTTCTGGAAGATCGATATCCATCTTCTTGATGCCCGGCTTCAAAACAGGCGCGATCAGAAAATTTTCTCCCCAGTAATAGGTTCTTGCGTTCTCCAAATCGTCGCCGTTCTCAAAAAATACGGGCCTCATAAGCGGTGTGCCTTCGGTATGGTTATCAAAAGCCAGTTGATAGTTATAGGGCAATAATTTGTAGCGCAGCTCAATGGCTTGTTTGGCAATTTTTTTGGCCTTTTCACTTCGGTAAATGGGTTCGCTGGGAACCTCTTCCTGAGCATGCGGGCGGTAGATAGGCTGAAAAACACCGTATTGCAACCAGCGGGTGTACAACTCGTCATCGAGATTAGCACCAGCAAAACCTCCAAGGTCACTATGCATGTAACCCAATCCCTGCATTCCCATTTGCAGGGCGATCTCGGGTTGCGACTGCAAACCTCCCCAAGTTCGATTCACATCACCAGACCAGGGAATCATCCCGTAGCGCTGGGTTCCAGAATAGCCTGCACGCATTAAAATAAAAGGTCTGCGGTCGGGATCTGCTTCTAGGCTGGCTTCGTAAACGAGTTTTGCCCAGTCGTGGCCGTAAATATTATGAACTTCATCTGCGGTTCCTGTCGCATGGAGTAATCCCGAAGGATGCACTTCTGGCTCTCCTAGATCGCCCCAGAATCCATTCACACCCATGTCAGAGAGCTCGCTGTATATATTCTTAAACCAGCTATTTCCCTTATCGCTATAAATGTCAATCAAGCCCGTATTCCC
This genomic interval from Nonlabens spongiae contains the following:
- a CDS encoding TIM-barrel domain-containing protein, whose amino-acid sequence is MRYYLLALVVFVSALPRLGSAQVAEAQITNTSRQFVEAETEADRLNINVTDGMYTFKVLSENIIETQFYPNREINVNNQESHTVVLGAVPVAGLITEDSNSFSLGSKDWLQVRITKKPFQVNYIYKGQPLVSEAKGYEDRDSLKTIQLKIDENEVLYGGGARALGMNRRGNRLQLYNRAHYGYETRSELMNYTIPLVISSKNYAVHFDNAPIGFLDLDSKGDNTITYGTISGSMRYQVIAGNNLKEVTQNYVELTGKQPMPPRWALGNFASRFGYHSQQEVEETVAKYREEEIPLDAVVLDLYWFGKDIKGTMGNLGFYRDSFPEPKKMIKGLQENNVETVLITEPFVLSTSDRWEEAVNEQILAVDSLGKPYQYEFYFGNTGLIDIYSDKGNSWFKNIYSELSDMGVNGFWGDLGEPEVHPSGLLHATGTADEVHNIYGHDWAKLVYEASLEADPDRRPFILMRAGYSGTQRYGMIPWSGDVNRTWGGLQSQPEIALQMGMQGLGYMHSDLGGFAGANLDDELYTRWLQYGVFQPIYRPHAQEEVPSEPIYRSEKAKKIAKQAIELRYKLLPYNYQLAFDNHTEGTPLMRPVFFENGDDLENARTYYWGENFLIAPVLKPGIKKMDIDLPEDSKWFDFYTEKIYDTQKLSDFALSENHIPTFVRAGSFIPMSKDLQSTKEFDNSDFELHYYHHKSMKVSRQVIYNDDGTTQEAYEKKEYEMLDYFAFAKARSLNLHFKAEIGDNFENSEKSVDLIIHGIDKQPKKIKGIKGSHWSYDQDKFIVTIKNLSWDTAKEKEIKIKL